In the Bos indicus x Bos taurus breed Angus x Brahman F1 hybrid chromosome 20, Bos_hybrid_MaternalHap_v2.0, whole genome shotgun sequence genome, one interval contains:
- the MRPS30 gene encoding 39S ribosomal protein S30, mitochondrial — protein sequence MAATRCWRFVLRSPGLSLHTAAEATVTAPEVTGSDVKAAPVARYPPIVASLTADSKAARQRRVERWQATVHAAKSVDEKLRILTKMQFMKYVVYPQTFALNADRWYQSFTKTVFLSGLPPPQAQPDREPAQVVDLAALRAAVCDCLLQEHFFLRRKKRAPIYQERYAVASPFLDQLVPSLTGLLSAYNPVLAAAALDCNRPVHFYWLRGEEIIPGGHRKGRVDAVRYQINDKPHNQIRISRQLPEFVPLDYSVPVEVPVKNCKPDKLPLFKRQYENAIFIGTKTADPLCYGHTQFHLLPDKLKRERLLKQNCADQIEVIFRANAIASLFAWTGAQAMYQGFWSEADVTRPFVSQGVITDGKYFSFFCYQLNTLALTAQADQNNPRKNICWGTQSMPLYETIEDNDVKGFNDDVLLQLVHFLLNRPEEDKAQLLVN from the exons ATGGCGGCGACCAGGTGCTGGAGGTTTGTGCTCCGTAGTCCAGGGCTGTCATTGCACACCGCGGCCGAGGCCACCGTCACGGCTCCAGAAGTGACCGGATCAGATGTCAAGGCGGCCCCAGTCGCGCGCTACCCGCCGATCGTGGCCTCCCTAACTGCCGACAGCAAGGCGGCACGGCAGCGGCGAGTGGAGCGATGGCAGGCCACGGTGCACGCGGCCAAGTCAGTGGACGAGAAGCTGCGAATTCTTACGAAGATGCAGTTCATGAAATACGTAGTTTACCCGCAGACCTTCGCCCTGAACGCTGACCGCTGGTACCAGAGCTTCACCAAGACCGTGTTCCTTTCGGGGCTACCGCCGCCGCAGGCCCAGCCAGATCGGGAGCCCGCGCAGGTTGTGGACCTTGCTGCCCTGCGCGCGGCCGTCTGTGACTGTCTCCTGCAGGAGCATTTTTTTCTGCGGCGCAAGAAGCGTGCGCCCATCTACCAGGAACGCTACGCCGTCGCCTCACCCTTCTTGGACCAACTGGTACCTTCCCTCACCGGCTTGCTCAGCGCTTACAATCCCGTCCTGGCTGCCGCCGCCCTCG ATTGTAACCGCCCAGTTCACTTCTACTGGTTGCGAGGTGAAGAAATTATTCCTGGTGGTCATCGGAAAGGTCGAGTTGATGCTGTGCGATACCAAATAAATGATAAACCACACAACCAGATTCGAATATCCAGACAACTCCCTGAG tttgtgCCACTGGATTATTCTGTACCTGTAGAAGTCCCTGTTAAAAATTGTAAGCCAGACAAACTCCCATTATTCAAACGGCAATATGAAAATGCCATCTTTATTG gaACAAAGACAGCAGATCCACTCTGTTATGGACATACCCAGTTTCATCTGCTACCTGACAAATTAAAAAGGGAAAGGCTTTTGAAACAAAACTGTGCTGATCAGATAGAAGTCATTTTTAGAGCTAATGCTATTGCAAGCCTTTTCGCTTGGACTGGAGCACAGGCTATGTATCAAG GATTCTGGAGTGAAGCAGACGTTACTCGACCTTTTGTCTCCCAGGGTGTGATCACGGATGGAAAATACTTCTCCTTTTTCTGTTACCAGTTAAACACTTTAGCACTGACTGCGCAAGCTGATCAAAACAACCCTCGTAAAAATATATGTTGGGGAACACAAAGTAtgcctctttatgaaacaatTGAAGATAATGATGTCAAAGGTTTTAATGATGACGTTTTACTTCAGTTAGTTCACTTTCTACTAAATAGACCAGAAGAAGACAAAGCACAGCTGTTggtaaattaa